The genomic DNA CGCCGCAGCGGGCGGCGTGGCCCCGGTCCGCGGGCGCGACCTCCGCGGCGACGTACGGCTCAGCCAACGCCCGAAGGTCTCGGGCGAGGAAGGCGGGGCGTCGCACGGCCGGCGCCAGCGCGACGTCGGCGAGGTCGTTGACCCCGGTGAGGACCAGCAGGGCCGGGATGCCGGCACGATTGGCCCCCTCGATATCGGTGTCCAACCGGTCGCCGATCGCCAGCGTCTGGTCCTTGGGCGTGCCGAGCACGGCTGCACTCAGGTCGTACAGCGGGGTGTGGGGCTTGCCCACGACCACGGGGTCGACCGCGACGGCGGCCCGCACGACCCGCACGAGGGAACCGTTGCCCGGGGCGACGCCGCGGGCGGTGGGCAGCGTCAGATCGTCGTTGGAGGCGACCCAGAGGGCCCCGCCGTTCACGACGTACGAGATCTCTGCCAGGTCGCTCCACGCCACGTCCCTGCCGTAGCTCTGCAGCACTCCGGCCACGGGCTCGCCCTGGGCCGACTCCGCGGTCGTGACCAGGCGCAGGCCGGCCCCGGCGAGCGCGACGGCCACCCCGGGCCCGCCGACCCCCAGCACCGCGGCGCCCTCCCCCAGGCGCTCGCGCAGGTGTGCCGCGGCCGCCTGCGCGCTGATGACGATCGACTGCAGCGTGACGGTGAGCCCAAGTTCGGTCAGGTGGTCGGCCACGTCCTGCGGCGGCCGAGACCCGTTGTTGGTGGCGTAGACGATCCCCGCACCGGTCTCCCGGGCCCGCTCCAGGGCCGGCACGGCATGGGGGATGGCCGCTGGTCCCGCGTACACCACCCCATCCAGGTCGCACACGAGGCCGCGAAAGCCCGCCAGGAGCGGTGCGGGTTCGGTGGAACTCACGGGGTGTCGCCCTCCGGGCGGTCGGGCTCCGGACGGTCGGGCACGGAATCGTACGGCGCCGCCGGACCCGATTCGGGCGCGTCGCCCGGGACGGGCTCCTCGGCATGCTGCTCGGCCGCCTGCGCCTCGTCCCCGATCGGGCCGGATTCGGGCGCGTCGCCCGGGGCGGGCTCCTTGGCGTGCTGTTCAGCCGCCTGCGGCTCGTCGCCGATCGGGCCATCAACCGCGTCCCGAGCTGGCTCGTCGGTCACGTCCTTCTCGGAGATCTCGGGCGCCCGCTGAGCGGGGTCCTCGGTGGGGTCCTCAACGGAACCCTCTGAC from Austwickia sp. includes the following:
- a CDS encoding HAD-IIA family hydrolase, with protein sequence MSSTEPAPLLAGFRGLVCDLDGVVYAGPAAIPHAVPALERARETGAGIVYATNNGSRPPQDVADHLTELGLTVTLQSIVISAQAAAAHLRERLGEGAAVLGVGGPGVAVALAGAGLRLVTTAESAQGEPVAGVLQSYGRDVAWSDLAEISYVVNGGALWVASNDDLTLPTARGVAPGNGSLVRVVRAAVAVDPVVVGKPHTPLYDLSAAVLGTPKDQTLAIGDRLDTDIEGANRAGIPALLVLTGVNDLADVALAPAVRRPAFLARDLRALAEPYVAAEVAPADRGHAARCGGVEARLTDEGPVFSGDGSVDERARALVAACWAAVDAGSPPSPDALRAADPTKDGSP